A genomic region of Thunnus albacares chromosome 4, fThuAlb1.1, whole genome shotgun sequence contains the following coding sequences:
- the grm6b gene encoding glutamate receptor, metabotropic 6b translates to MTSDARSSHQCCRLCTPSRYRIWSGLLWVLLVGIIPGSWAQQGNQPQSIKIEGDIKLGGLFPVHSRGPAGVPCGEIKREKGIHRLEAMLYALDQINSDPDLLPNITLGARILDTCSRDTYALEQSLTFVQALIQKDNSDVRCSNGEPPIIPKPERVVGVIGASGSSVSIMVANVLRLFAIPQISYASTAPELSDNSRYEFFSRVVPPDSYQAQAMLDIVKAMGWNYVSTLASEGNYGESGVDAFQQISREAGGLCIAQSIKIPREPRPGEFEKIIKRLMETSNARGVIIFANEDDIKRVLQAAKKANLTGHFLFVGSDSWGAKNSPIQDLEEVAEGAVTILPKRASIDGFDQYFTSRSLENNRRNIWFAEFWEDDFKCKLTRPGVKYELGRRKCTSEERISRDSQYEQEGKVQFVIDAVYAMAHALHSMHMDLCPGYMGVCEKMDPVEGRMLLQYIRSVNFNGSAGTGVMFNENGDAPGRYDIFQYQLSNVSNPGYRVIGQWTNHLRLNPEEMQWSGGDRKVPESVCSFPCESGERKKMVKGVPCCWHCELCDGYQYLLDEFNCDMCPFDMRPLKNRTGCRPTPIIKLEWSSPWAIIPVFLAILGILATSGVIVTFIRFNDTPIVRASGRELSYVLLTGIFLIYLITFLMIAEPSVAVCAFRRLLLGLGMSISYSAMLTKTNRIYRIFEQGKKSVTPPKFISPTSQLIITFILISVQLLGVFIWFGVMPPHTIIDYEEQKPPNPEFARGVLKCDMSDLSLILCLSYSIVLMITCTVYAIKSRGVPETFNEAKPIGFTMYTTCIIWLAFVPIFFGTAQSTEKMFIQTTTLTVSMSLSATVSLGMLYIPKVYVIIFHPEQNVQKRKRSFKAVVQAATVSTHLSTKSNDKQNGESKIEPDRSQ, encoded by the exons atgacatcagaTGCCCGCTCATCCCATCAGTGCTGCCGGCTCTGTACACCGTCCAGATACAGGATATGGTCTGGGCTGCTGTGGGTGCTGCTGGTGGGCATCATTCCGGGCTCATGGGCCCAGCAGGGCAACCAGCCCCAATCCATCAAAATCGAGGGTGACATCAAACTGGGTGGGCTGTTCCCGGTGCACTCGCGGGGGCCTGCTGGGGTGCCCTGCGGGGAGAtcaagagagaaaaggggaTCCATCGATTGGAGGCCATGCTGTACGCCCTGGACCAGATCAACAGCGACCCAGACCTGCTGCCTAACATCACTCTGGGGGCCCGGATCCTGGACACCTGCTCCAGAGATACCTACGCCCTGGAGCAGTCACTCACCTTTGTCCAGGCCCTGATCCAGAAGGACAACTCAGATGTGCGTTGCTCAAATGGGGAGCCTCCAATCATCCCCAAACCAGAGAGGGTGGTCGGGGTGATCGGGGCATCTGGCAGCTCTGTGTCCATCATGGTGGCCAACGTGCTCAGACTGTTTGCG ATCCCCCAGATCAGCTATGCCTCCACTGCCCCGGAGCTGAGCGACAACAGCCGCTATGAGTTCTTCTCTCGTGTGGTGCCGCCTGACTCCTACCAGGCCCAGGCTATGCTGGACATTGTCAAAGCCATGGGCTGGAACTATGTCTCCACGCTGGCCTCCGAGGGCAACTATGGAGAAAGTGGCGTTGATGCCTTCCAACAGATATCCAGAGAAGCag GAGGGCTGTGTATTGCACAGTCCATAAAGATTCCCAGAGAGCCTAGACCAGGGGAGTTTGAAAAGATCATCAAGAGACTGATGGAGACATCGAACGCCCGCGGGGTCATCATCTTTGCCAATGAGGACGACATCAA GCGAGTGTTGCAGGCTGCCAAAAAGGCCAACCTGACaggtcacttcctgtttgttggCTCTGACAGCTGGGGGGCAAAGAACTCCCCCATTCAAGACCTGGAGGAGGTGGCCGAAGGTGCAGTCACAATCCTGCCCAAAAGAGCCTCTATTGATG GGTTTGACCAGTACTTCACTTCGAGATCTCtggaaaacaacagaagaaacaTCTGGTTTGCAGAATTCTGGGAAGACGACTTCAAGTGCAAACTAACTCGCCCTGGTGTCAAATATGAACTTGGTAGAAGAAAATGTACAA GTGAAGAAAGAATCAGTCGAGATTCTCAGTACGAACAGGAGGGCAAGGTGCAGTTTGTGATTGACGCTGTATATGCCATGGCCCACGCCTTGCACAGCATGCATATGGACCTGTGTCCTGGCTACATGGGTGTCTGCGAGAAGATGGACCCTGTGGAAGGACGGATGCTCCTCCAATACATTCGTTCTGTCAACTTCAATG GCAGTGCAGGAACAGGTGTGATGTTCAATGAGAATGGAGACGCTCCTGGTCGATATGACATCTTCCAGTATCAGCTGTCGAATGTCAGCAACCCTGGCTACAGGGTTATTGGCCAATGGACAAACCACCTACGACTCAAT CCAGAGGAGATGCAGTGGTCAGGCGGTGATCGCAAGGTCCCCGAGTCGGTGTGCAGTTTCCCCTGCGAGTCTggtgagaggaagaagatggtGAAGGGCGTCCCTTGCTGCTGGCACTGCGAGCTCTGTGATGGCTACCAGTACCTGCTGGACGAGTTCAACTGCGACATGTGCCCCTTTGACATGAGACCTCTGAAGAACCGTACAGGCTGCCGGCCCACGCCCATCATCAAACTGGAGTGGAGCTCTCCCTGGGCCATCATCCCTGTCTTCTTGGCAATCCTGGGCATCCTGGCCACCTCTGGGGTCATCGTCACCTTCATCCGCTTCAACGACACGCCCATCGTCCGGGCCTCCGGCAGAGAGCTCAGCTACGTGTTGCTGACGGGCATCTTCCTCATCTACCTCATCACCTTCCTCATGATTGCAGAGCCCAGTGTGGCCGTGTGTGCCTTCCGCAGGCTACTGCTGGGGCTCGGCATGAGCATCAGCTACTCCGCCATGCTTACAAAGACGAACCGGATCTACCGCATCTTTGAACAGGGCAAGAAGTCGGTCACACCTCCGAAGTTCATCAGCCCCACCTCTCAGCTGATTATCACCTTCATACTCATCTCAGTGCAG TTACTCGGGGTGTTCATCTGGTTTGGTGTGATGCCCCCCCACACCATCATCGACTACGAGGAGCAGAAGCCTCCAAACCCAGAGTTTGCTCGCGGGGTCCTCAAGTGTGACATGTCTGACCTGTCGCTCATCTTGTGTCTGAGCTACAGTATCGTCCTGATGATCACCTGCACGGTGTACGCCATCAAGAGCAGAGGAGTTCCTGAGACCTTCAATGAGGCCAAGCCCATTGGCTTCACCATGTACACCACCTGCATCATCTGGCTGGCCTTTGTACCCATCTTCTTTGGCACTGCACAGTCTACCGAGAAG ATGTTCATCCAGACCACCACCCTGACAGTGTCCATGAGCCTGAGCGCCACCGTGTCACTGGGCATGCTCTACATCCCCAAGGTCTACGTCATCATCTTCCACCCGGAGCAGAACGTCCAGAAGAGAAAGCGCAGCTTCAAAGCCGTAGTGCAGGCGGCCACCGTGTCCACGCACCTGTCCACCAAGTCCAACGACAAACAGAACGGAGAGTCCAAGATCGAGCCGGACAGATCACAGTGA
- the LOC122980675 gene encoding E3 ubiquitin-protein ligase TRAIP, whose protein sequence is MPIRAYCTICSDFFDHSRDVAAIHCGHTFHYECLLQWFQTAPTKTCPQCRKQVSTRHIISKLYFDIGGEEEGTTDPESLQNELDRMKALLSSKERDWRDRQKVVDSLKDTVDKQRRDLDSVRKEIIEKEMLCSALRKQMTYLETQHNDAQAAKEEARRLRTKMKTFESLDVLLQGQRADVESMIRDMGVSQAAVEQLSIYCISLKKEYDNLKGSLKSSNDMCEKLKREVLTSNNKLQKATKEVNQSKDDMKSLQNDLANADKEITSLKKKVEFLQKTLSTPTRTNEALSRLVFESPAPMELKKPHLHQPADSEDIDLNITYDITTPDDLAKRPARVPSKKMRLDPPVSSVSKQNEKTSSLIKARDEDVSMDPFLRNSLLFRKKTFGSMLDPQRKPGAVRTGYDGLGGRTKFIQPSPLAEIRPLMKAKRKKVTRPPPKIATCLTLDSFLE, encoded by the exons ATGCCTATCCGAGCATATTGTACAATATGCTCCGATTTCTTCGATCACTCCAGAGATGTTGCTGCCATCCACTGCGGACACACTTTCCACTATGAATG tcttcttcagtggtttcaGACAGCCCCCACAAAAACATGCCCACAATGTCGGAAACAG GTCAGCACCAGACACATTATCAGCAAGCTGTACTTTGACAttggtggagaggaggagggcaCGACGGACCCAGAAAGCTTGCAG AATGAGCTTGATCGAATGAAGGCCCTCTTAAGTTCTAAAG AGAGAGACTGGCGGGACAGACAGAAGGTGGTGGACAGTTTGAAGGACACTGTGGACAAGCAGAGGAGAGACCTGGACAGTGTGCGGAAAGAGATAATTGAAAAGGAGATGCTCTGTTCTGCTCTCAGA AAACAAATGACATACCTGGAGACACAACATAATGATGCTCAGGCTGCCAAGGAGGAGGCCCGCAGACTCAGGACCAAAATGAAAACCTTTGAAAG TCTGGATGTGTTGTTACAGGGACAGAGAGCAGATGTGGAGTCCATGATCAGGGATATGGGTGTCAGTCAGGCCGCTGTGGAGCAGCTCTCCATCTACTGCATCTCCCTCAAAAA agagtATGATAATTTAAAGGGAAGCCTTAAGTCTTCAAATGACATGTGTGAGAAGCTGAAGAGAGAAGTGCTCACATCAAACAACAAG tTACAAAAAGCCACAAAGGAGGTGAATCAAAGTAAAGACGATATGAAGTCTCTGCAGAATGATCTGGCCAATGCTGACAAAGAGATCACT AGTCTGAAGAAGAAGGTGGAGTTTCTTCAGAAGACTCTGAGCACGCCAACACGGACAAATGAAGCCCTCAGTCGGCTTGTCTTTGAAAG CCCGGCTCCAATGGAGCTGAAAAAGCCTCACCTCCACCAGCCTGCAGACAGCGAGGACATTGACCTCAACATTACCTATGACATCACGACCCCAGATGATTTGGCTAAAAGACCGGCGCGGGTCCCATCCAAGAAGATGCGTCTTGACCCTCCAGT GTCATCTGTGTCCAAACAAAACGAGAAAACTTCATCTTTAATCAAG GCTCGAGATGAGGATGTATCCATGGATCCATTTTTGAGGAACTCCCTCCTCTTCAGAAAGAAGACTTTTGGTAGCATGTTGGACCCTCAGAGGAAGCCTGGAGCT GTGAGAACTGGTTATGATGGATTAGGAGGACGAACTAAATTCATCCAACCT TCTCCTTTAGCAGAGATTCGCCCACTGATGAAAGCTAAAAGGAAAAAGGTGACCAGGCCTCCACCCAAGATTGCCACTTGCCTGACTTTGGACAGCTTCCTTGAGTAA
- the mon1a gene encoding vacuolar fusion protein MON1 homolog A, which yields MDGEAQRAAASWENGTLAPVDRLRCERADSPTPGLVEGTEPGAGQKSAMFVHAQSFEDLTAEAEDGAGRETELDKSGECAEELKVLVGEKTIEEQHNNDVSSETRTKEEDVSSEAWRSHRKHVFVLSEAGKPIYTRYGTEEALSSTMGVMMALVSFVEAEKNIIRSIHADGCKVVFLTKSPLVLVGVSRTCQSDKELLRELQYIYYQIVSLLTLTQLNHIFQHKQNYDLRRLLAGSEYLTDNLLHRLDRDPGLLLSAVTCLPLPSSARDVVSSSLQAAKAKNLVFSILLAGDRLVTLVRKKDQFLHHIDLHLVFNLVGSSSSFREGEGWTPICLPKFNTAGFFHAHISYLEPASELCLILVSTDREDFFNMSDCKQRFLERLSKRSAYQALKEALKCPSYSVAQVGIPELRHFLYKSKSSGLYTSPEFPDVYQSDEEQERLMGLYQDLHSCLHHPTRPLRSFYRCSETENLLAWVTSGFELYLCFSPLGTKALAISAVNKLLKWIRKEEDRLFILSPLTY from the exons ATGGATGGAGAAGCCCAAAGGGCTGCTGCGTCATGGGAGAATGGTACCCTGGCGCCAGTGGACCGCCTTCGCTGTGAGAGGGCGGACAGCCCCACACCAGGTCTGGTGGAGGGAACTGAACCAG GGGCTGGCCAGAAGAGTGCTATGTTTGTCCATGCGCAGTCCTTTGAAGATCTGACTGCTGAGGCTGAGGACGGAGCTGGGAGGGAGACTGAACTGGACAAATCAGGCGAGTGTGCAGAGGAGCTCAAAGTGCTGGTGGGAGAGAAAACCATAGAGGAGCAACACAACAACGACGTTTCATCAGAGACTAGGACTAAGGAGGAGGATGTGTCCAGTGAGGCATGGAGGAGCCACAGaaaacatgtgtttgtgttgagtgAGGCTGGAAAGCCGATCTACACCCGCTATGGCACAGAGGAGGCTCTTTCCAGCACCATGGGCGTGATGATGGCCCTCGTATCCTTCGTTGAGGCTGAGAAGAACATCATCCGCTCCATCCATGCAG aTGGATGTAAAGTGGTTTTCCTCACCAAGAGTCCGCTGGTCCTGGTGGGCGTATCTCGCACCTGTCAGTCAGACAAGGAGCTGCTGCGGGAGCTGCAGTACATCTACTACCAGATCGTCAGCCTGCTCACCCTCACTCAGCTCAACCACATCTTCCAGCATAAGCAGAACTATGACCTGCGACGCCTTCTGGCCGGCTCCGAGTATCTCACCGACAACCTGCTGCATCGGTTGGACCGTGACCCCGGCCTGCTGCTCAGCGCCGTCACCTGTCTGCCTCTGCCCAGCTCCGCCAGGGATGTGGTCTCATCGAGCCTGCAGGCTGCCAAAGCCAAAAACCTGGTGTTCTCCATTCTGCTGGCAGGAGACCGCCTGGTTACTCTGGTTAGGAAAAAGGACCAGTTCCTGCACCACATAGACTTGCACTTGGTCTTCAACCTCGTgggctcctcctcttcctttcgAGAGGGTGAAGGCTGGACGCCCATCTGTCTGCCAAAGTTCAACACTGCAGGATTTTTCCATGCTCACATTTCTTACTTGGAGCCTGCGTCCGAGCTCTGCCTCATCCTGGTCTCAACTGACCGAGAGGACTTTTTTAACATGTCCGACTGCAAGCAAAGGTTTCTAGAGAGGCTGAGTAAGCGCAGTGCCTATCAGGCCCTGAAGGAGGCGCTTAAATGTCCGAGCTATTCTGTGGCGCAGGTCGGCATCCCAGAGCTCAGACACTTCCTGTATAAATCAAAGAGCTCGGGGCTGTACACCAG TCCAGAGTTTCCTGATGTGTACCAGTCTGATGAGGAGCAGGAAAGGCTGATGGGTTTGTACCAGGACCTTCACAGCTGCCTGCACCATCCAACCAGACCTCTCCGCTCCTTCTACCGCTGTAGTGAAACTGAGAACCTGCTGGCATGG GTGACAAGTGGCTTTGAGCTCTACCTCTGCTTCAGTCCGCTGGGGACCAAGGCTTTGGCCATATCTGCTGTCAACAAACTGCTGAAGTGGATCAGGAAGGAGGAGGATCGCCTCTTCATCCTGAGCCCTCTCACATACTGA